The Cyprinus carpio isolate SPL01 chromosome A19, ASM1834038v1, whole genome shotgun sequence genome has a segment encoding these proteins:
- the LOC109111098 gene encoding TGF-beta receptor type-2-like, protein MREENETRADIRALIRGSDATERVMERVAFGSVLLVCLVSGASANPHSVCKSCDPQPANCKSYQCITNCSVSKVCPSPDDVCAAVWWRENGVVTVETMCHDPIQPLYGVTLDDFSSSDCVLTVRYVNGSNLRLCACTGHECNERMLLNKPDNDTKLVILHTSETKGGFRLPQLCMFCDIESTACNATGVCESSCNITSICENPDEVCVSAWKRNEGNAIIETVCHNPAFPFHGQYLTDYNNTVCLMKQVKDMEDFYICSCNQEECNDRLFFTDDYKKNLPPVLLVSLLPGLIAVVVLLSAFYCFYAVRQQSLTAPKTKGIDSETCAIIMSDDDRSDSSSANANSLNHNTELLPIQLDAIVGKGRFAEVYRAKLKQGATDESFQMVAVKIFPYEEYASWKTEWEIFSDTELRHENVLQFLTAEDRKAERRYWLITAYHERGNLQEFLTQHVIGWDELCRLGRSLARGVAHLHADRTPCGRTKAPIVHRDLKSANVLVKADLSCCLCDFGLSLRLDNSMTPEELANSGQVGTARYMAPEVLESRMDLENIESFKQADVYSMALVLWEITSRCSAIGDVREYEPPFGKLKDHLCVESMKDDVIRDRLRPEIPASWSNHTGVQLLSSSIEECWDHDPEARLTAQCIVERFSEISSAVISPVSSDNKSTQDSGNDEK, encoded by the exons ATGAGGGAGGAGAATGAGACTCGAGCCGATATAAGAGCATTGATCCGGGGGTCAGACGCGACGGAGCGGGTAATGGAGCGTGTCGCTTTTGGATCGGTTCTTCTCGTGTGTCTGGTGTCTG GTGCATCAGCCAATCCACACAGTGTGTGTAAGTCATGTGACCCACAGCCAGCGAACTGCAAGTCGTATCAGTGCATCACGAACTGCAGCGTGTCAAAAGTCTGCCCGAGTCCAGATGACGTCTGCGCCGCCGTCTG GTGGAGGGAGAATGGAGTTGTGACGGTGGAGACGATGTGTCATGACCCGATACAGCCGCTGTATGGTGTGACGCTGGACGACTTCAGCAGCTCGGACTGTGTGCTGACCGTCAGATACGTGAACGGGAGTAACCTCCGTCTGTGTGCCTGTACGGGACACGAGTGCAACGAACGCATGCTGCTGAACAAACCCGATAACGACACCAAGTTAGTTATAT tgcatacATCTGAAACGAAAGGAGGGTTCAGACTCCCTCAGCTCTGTATGTTCTGTGACATTGAATCTACGGCGTGTAACGCCACCGGCGTCTGTGAGTCCTCGTGCAACATCACCTCCATCTGCGAGAATCCCGATGAGGTGTGCGTCAGCGCCTG GAAGAGAAATGAAGGGAACGCCATCATCGAGACGGTGTGTCACAATCCGGCGTTCCCGTTTCACGGCCAGTATCTGACGGACTACAACAACACCGTCTGTCTGATGAAGCAGGTGAAGGACATGGAGGATTTCTACATCTGCTCCTGCAATCAGGAAGAGTGCAACGATCGGCTCTTCTTCACTGACG ACTATAAGAAGAATCTCCCGCCGGTTCTGTTGGTCAGTCTGCTTCCTGGACTGATCGCTGTCGTCGTTCTGCTCTCGGCCTTCTACTGCTTTTACGCGGTTCGCCAGCAGAGTCTCACTGCGCCCAAGACCAAAGGCATCGACAGCGAGACCTGCGCGATCATCATGAGCGATGACGACCGATCCGACAGCAGCTCGGCCAACGCCAACAGCCTGAACCACAACACCGAGCTGCTCCCGATCCAGCTGGACGCTATTGTGGGGAAAGGCCGCTTCGCTGAAGTCTACAGAGCCAAACTCAAGCAGGGGGCGACCGACGAATCCTTCCAGATGGTAGCAGTCAAAATATTTCCCTACGAAGAGTACGCCTCGTGGAAAACCGAGTGGGAGATTTTCTCAGACACCGAGCTACGGCACGAAAACGTGCTTCAGTTTCTAACCGCCGAGGACCGGAAGGCCGAGCGACGCTATTGGTTGATAACAGCCTATCACGAGCGAGGAAACCTGCAGGAGTTCCTGACGCAGCACGTGATTGGTTGGGACGAGCTGTGCCGATTGGGCAGGTCTCTGGCGAGGGGCGTGGCTCATCTCCATGCTGACCGGACGCCGTGCGGACGCACCAAAGCGCCCATCGTGCACCGGGACCTGAAGAGCGCAAACGTCTTGGTGAAGGCAGACCTCAGCTGCTGTCTGTGCGACTTCGGTCTCAGTCTGAGACTCGATAACTCCATGACTCCGGAAGAACTGGCCAACAGCGGACAG gtgGGAACGGCCAGATATATGGCTCCTGAAGTGCTGGAGTCCAGGATGGACCTGGAGAACATCGAGTCCTTCAAACAGGCCGACGTTTACTCCATGGCTCTGGTTCTGTGGGAAATCACGTCCAGATGCAGCGCCATCGGCG atgtgcGGGAATATGAGCCTCCGTTTGGGAAGCTGAAGGATCATCTGTGTGTGGAGAGCATGAAGGACGACGTCATCAGAGACCGTCTGAGACCCGAGATACCGGCCAGCTGGAGTAACCACACG GGTGTCCAGCTGCTGAGCTCAAGCATAGAGGAGTGTTGGGATCACGACCCTGAGGCGCGTCTGACGGCGCAGTGCATCGTGGAGCGATTCAGTGAAATCAGCAGCGCTGTGATCTCGCCTGTCAGCTCCGACAACAAGAGCACACAGGATTCTGGGAATGATGAGAAATAG
- the LOC122148715 gene encoding major histocompatibility complex class I-related gene protein-like: MFLANIILPLILHIVYRVFIFCLCFLCSTEKQFLRYKITAFFKTSTLPVFKAVAVCDGRQIAHYSNEERVWIRSSLTEDDWINAPEEPPDSRDWFLHQIRTLSNCTDSQCSELHVLQRVIGCELEKFPDGSVNLRAFDEYGFDGEDFMAFDSETLQWIDKHPKAKETKMKWDQQTERIQFLKQYLKTCTDWISTFNNTKTTPPDVRVFVKNAPDHSKLVLSCLATGFYPRDIEMYIRWDKSVLVNQTSSGIRPNADGSFQMRSSVEIDANHNGFYDCLVIHSSLTQTRAVVTVWTIYQHKLMEDEC; encoded by the exons atgtttttagcaAACATAATCTTGCCTCTCATTTTACATATTGTGTatcgtgtttttattttttgtttgtgttttctatgttccacagaaaaacaatTCCTGCGATACAAGATTacagcatttttcaaaacaagCACGCTTCCTGTGTTCAAAGCTGTCGCTGTCTGTGATGGCAGACAGATCGCTCACTACAGTAATGAAGAAAGAGTTTGGATAAGATCGAGTCTGACTGAAGATGACTGGATCAATGCTCCTGAAGAACCACCTGATTCTAGAGACTGGTTCCTCCATCAGATCAGGACTCTGTCAAACTGCACAGACTCTCAGTGTTCTG AGCTCCATGTTCTTCAGAGAGTAATTGGTTGTGAACTGGAGAAATTTCCTGATGGATCAGTGAATCTGAGAGCATTTGATGAATATGGATTTGATGGAGAGGATTTTATGGCCTTTGATTCTGAAACTCTGCAGTGGATTGATAAACACCCCAAAGCTAAAGAAACCAAAATGAAATGGGATCAGCAAACAGAACGAATCCAATTCCTCAAGCAATACCTCAAGACCTGCACTGACTGGATCTCCACATTTAACAACACAAAAACGA CTCCACCTGATGTTCGTGTATTTGTGAAGAACGCTCCTGATCACAGTAAGCTGGTTCTGAGCTGTCTGGCCACTGGTTTCTACCCCAGAGATATTGAGATGTACATTAGGTGGGACAAATCTGTTCTTGTGAACCAAACATCTTCTGGAATCAGACCAAATGCTGATGGATCATTTCAGATGAGATCCAGTGTGGAGATTGATGCAAATCACAATGGGTTTTATGACTGTCTGGTCATTCACAGCAGTCTGACTCAGACACGAGCGGTTGTAACAGTGTGGACCATATATCAGCACAAATTAATG GAGGACGAGTGTTGa
- the LOC122148716 gene encoding beta-2-microglobulin-like, which yields MSRNRNQAGPSSKTSSIPQELTGLDLKRFNNTKKNSPDVRVFARRAPDDHSKLVLICLVTGFYPRDIEMNIRLNRINIESQISSGIRPNADETFQLRSSVKINRNHRGSYDCHVIHSSLTEPVSVEWDGKCLNCDPDSQQAVTAGVAAAAAAAVVLVVLIVIGYCICKKKSSDGL from the exons ATGTCAAGAAACCGAAATCAAGCGGGACCATCAAGTAAAACTTCAAGCATTCCTCAAGAACTGACTGGACTGGATCTCAAACGTTTCAATAACACGAAAAAGA ATTCACCAGATGTTCGTGTGTTTGCGAGGAGAGCTCCCGATGATCACAGTAAGCTGGTTCTGATCTGTCTGGTCACTGGTTTCTACCCCAGAGATATTGAAATGAACATCAGACTGAACAGAATTAACATTGAGAGCCAGATATCATCTGGAATCAGACCAAATGCTGATGAAACCTTTCAGCTCAGATCCAGTGTGAAGATCAACAGAAACCACAGAGGATCTTATGATTGTCATGTGATTCACAGCAGCCTGACAGAACCAGTGTCAGTAGAATGGG ATGGAAAATGTCTTAACTGTGATCCAGATTCTCAGCAGGCTGTTACAGCAggagtagcagcagcagcagcagcagcggtaGTTCTAGTTGTTCTCATTGTGATTGGTTACTGCATCTGCAAAAAGAAATCATCAGATG GTCTGTGA